A stretch of the Parachlamydia acanthamoebae genome encodes the following:
- a CDS encoding phosphatase PAP2 family protein, translating to MIHFKRHIRWLLPLIIWLCITPFTPRIDLALSHYFYSDSTKHFASNAFYQWVYNYGAWPGLFLAVSALVVLILSFFIHAWQKWRSSALLLVLTCAIGSGLVVHAILKENWGRPRPRQITEFGGQLNFRPYYVPYFAKQPEKTKSFPSGHSSMGFYFLVLVVLGYTLKNKSLIYMGAICTLLFGTLLSLTRVAQGGHFFSDVLFSGLIMWWCALSINWLLHQKAYERTH from the coding sequence ATGATCCATTTTAAAAGGCATATACGTTGGTTGCTTCCACTCATAATATGGCTTTGCATCACGCCCTTCACTCCGCGCATCGATTTAGCACTGAGCCACTATTTCTACTCAGACAGCACGAAACATTTTGCTTCAAATGCCTTTTATCAATGGGTTTATAACTACGGCGCTTGGCCAGGACTTTTCCTTGCGGTAAGCGCGCTTGTCGTTTTAATTCTTTCTTTTTTTATTCACGCATGGCAAAAATGGAGATCCAGTGCACTTTTGCTTGTCCTCACTTGCGCGATTGGATCAGGCCTCGTTGTCCATGCCATTCTGAAGGAAAATTGGGGCAGGCCACGACCAAGACAAATCACCGAATTTGGCGGACAGCTTAATTTTCGTCCCTACTATGTCCCCTATTTTGCAAAGCAACCTGAAAAAACTAAATCCTTTCCGAGTGGACACAGCTCAATGGGATTTTATTTTCTTGTCCTTGTTGTTTTAGGTTATACGTTAAAAAATAAATCCCTCATTTATATGGGAGCAATCTGCACACTTCTTTTCGGCACATTACTCAGTTTAACGCGCGTTGCGCAAGGGGGACATTTTTTTTCGGATGTTCTTTTCTCCGGCTTAATCATGTGGTGGTGTGCTTTGAGTATTAATTGGTTATTACATCAGAAAGCATATGAAAGGACTCACTAA
- the lexA gene encoding transcriptional repressor LexA, which yields MKGLTKRQQEILDYIQEFIHSHQFSPSYREIMQNFGYSSLGSVSKHLQVLKRKGLLTSEKKCSRSIKPLETKPSHLNQHELELPFIGHILAGFPVEIFPKTQSLAVPKFLVQEPDSSYILRARGNSLNDEMISDGDLLIVETGREACSGEWIVALLNEHETFIKRYYPEGQYVRLAGHDSAQSPIMIHLDDLVIQGIVVGLVRLYD from the coding sequence ATGAAAGGACTCACTAAACGACAGCAAGAAATCTTGGATTACATCCAAGAATTTATCCATTCACATCAATTTTCTCCCAGTTATCGAGAGATTATGCAAAATTTTGGATATTCTTCTTTGGGTTCTGTTTCCAAGCATTTACAAGTCTTAAAGCGAAAAGGTTTATTAACGTCTGAAAAAAAATGCAGCAGATCAATAAAGCCCTTAGAAACAAAACCATCTCACCTTAATCAACATGAATTAGAACTCCCCTTCATTGGACATATTTTGGCCGGATTTCCTGTTGAAATTTTTCCAAAAACACAATCCCTCGCGGTTCCAAAGTTTTTAGTACAGGAACCCGATTCAAGTTATATTTTGCGAGCGCGTGGAAACTCTTTAAATGATGAGATGATCAGCGACGGAGATCTTTTAATAGTCGAAACGGGTAGAGAAGCGTGCTCAGGGGAATGGATTGTCGCTTTACTCAATGAACATGAAACATTTATTAAACGTTACTATCCTGAAGGCCAATATGTGCGCTTGGCTGGACATGATTCCGCACAGTCGCCCATCATGATTCACTTGGATGATCTTGTCATCCAGGGAATCGTTGTCGGACTCGTCAGATTATATGACTAA
- a CDS encoding CDP-alcohol phosphatidyltransferase family protein yields the protein MKKIYLLPNIITAFSLTCGLFVIFKMTMTNFGQVDQHILMATAGIMLLAAFADLLDGAVARAMKAESEFGGIFDSLADAVTFGVAPAVIVLKTASLEQGSQLSAFLTIAAMIFSVCGVLRLARFSASAQQARGDEELLAANKKNFTGLPIPAGAAAMVSANLFLASNDFNHYISISLETQAWFLISAFVVLGYFMISRWKFPSFKSLHVRVASFQLVFCIVVAAVLIFYGIVQHFPLLFFILSWTYVLIAWTLSLIRLISGKKSKTLEDFEPEPEDTEWHE from the coding sequence ATGAAAAAAATCTACTTACTTCCCAATATTATAACAGCATTTAGCTTAACATGCGGTTTGTTTGTCATTTTTAAAATGACTATGACAAATTTTGGCCAAGTAGATCAACATATCTTAATGGCAACAGCAGGAATCATGTTACTAGCTGCGTTCGCGGATTTGCTTGATGGAGCGGTGGCTAGAGCGATGAAAGCGGAAAGTGAATTTGGTGGGATTTTTGATTCTTTAGCTGATGCTGTAACCTTTGGTGTTGCTCCCGCTGTGATTGTACTTAAAACAGCTAGCTTGGAACAGGGATCGCAACTTTCAGCTTTTTTGACAATTGCGGCAATGATATTTTCTGTTTGCGGCGTTTTAAGATTAGCGCGTTTTAGTGCATCTGCCCAACAGGCTCGTGGCGATGAGGAGCTTTTAGCTGCCAATAAAAAAAATTTCACGGGGCTGCCAATTCCTGCTGGGGCAGCGGCAATGGTCTCTGCTAATCTGTTTTTGGCTTCAAATGATTTTAATCACTATATTTCCATCAGTCTTGAAACGCAAGCGTGGTTTTTGATCTCCGCTTTTGTTGTTTTGGGCTATTTTATGATTAGCCGATGGAAGTTTCCCAGTTTTAAAAGCTTACATGTCAGAGTGGCTTCTTTTCAGTTAGTGTTTTGCATTGTTGTGGCAGCAGTTTTGATTTTTTATGGAATCGTACAGCATTTTCCTTTGCTGTTTTTCATCCTGTCTTGGACTTATGTTTTAATTGCCTGGACTCTTTCTTTGATTCGTTTGATTTCTGGAAAAAAGTCTAAAACATTAGAAGATTTTGAGCCTGAGCCTGAAGACACTGAATGGCATGAATAG
- a CDS encoding ABC transporter ATP-binding protein — protein MLNISNLSFSYEGNKILKNLSLKLNKGESGALIGASGSGKSTLFKILTRLLSPASGAILIDNKPLSENDDLIAYMMQEDLLLPWRTVIRNMTLSAELGKKTTVPLPQLKEDARRLLGLFGLSDCEDKFPDELSGGMRQRISLARALILNRPVLLLDEPFGSLDVVLREQMYVFMRHIQKQLETTILMVTHDFHDALAMADHVFLLQEGEITEEWNILDEDRHHPEKAGRLMHQMREALRQVERVQGLAAL, from the coding sequence ATGCTAAATATATCAAATCTCTCATTTTCGTATGAAGGAAACAAGATTCTTAAAAATCTTTCGCTTAAATTGAATAAGGGAGAAAGCGGAGCTCTGATTGGAGCGTCTGGATCGGGCAAATCGACATTGTTTAAAATTTTAACGAGGCTTCTTTCTCCTGCTTCAGGAGCAATTTTAATTGATAACAAACCATTGTCAGAGAATGACGATTTAATTGCATACATGATGCAAGAGGACTTGCTTCTTCCATGGCGTACGGTTATTCGCAATATGACACTCAGTGCAGAGCTAGGCAAAAAAACAACAGTCCCTCTTCCTCAGTTAAAAGAAGATGCGCGTCGATTATTGGGTTTGTTCGGATTATCAGACTGTGAAGATAAATTTCCGGATGAACTTTCTGGTGGAATGCGGCAAAGAATTTCGCTTGCTCGTGCCTTGATTTTAAATCGTCCAGTCTTACTTTTAGATGAACCGTTTGGATCTCTAGATGTTGTCTTGAGGGAGCAGATGTATGTCTTTATGCGACATATCCAAAAACAATTGGAGACAACCATTTTGATGGTGACCCATGATTTTCACGATGCTCTTGCGATGGCCGATCACGTATTTTTATTGCAAGAAGGGGAGATTACTGAGGAATGGAACATTTTAGATGAAGACCGCCACCATCCTGAAAAAGCCGGACGCCTCATGCACCAAATGCGTGAAGCTTTACGGCAAGTGGAAAGAGTTCAAGGGTTAGCAGCTCTTTAA
- a CDS encoding M24 family metallopeptidase, producing the protein MSFQQTLHDVQHKLKDNQLDGWLLYDFRRSNPLACQFLEIAPETNLTRRFFYWIPQIGSPIKIISIIESHLLDHLPGEKLTYRSWPELEGHLARLLSDKKQVAMEYSPRNAIPAISKVDAGTIEMIRSYGIEVMSSADLLQSYTSTWTAFQLQTHRNALKILEESAQLAWKLIADKLSTSQKVTEYDVQQFLLNCMKEKGCITSDPPICAVNAHSANPHYTPDAKHFAEIRPGDFILIDLWCKQNITHAVYADITQVGVAAETPTMWQQTIFSVVKESRDATTRFIQENIENNLPVMGWEADQVSRDVITEAGFGNFFIHRTGHNIGEEDHGPGAHLDNLETHDERLLLPETCFSIEPGIYLPNEFGVRLEYDVFIHPDRRVEVTGNVQNSLICLGEYK; encoded by the coding sequence ATGTCATTTCAGCAGACTTTACACGATGTTCAGCACAAGCTTAAAGACAACCAATTAGATGGCTGGCTGCTTTATGACTTTCGCCGCTCAAATCCCTTGGCATGCCAATTTCTTGAAATTGCGCCTGAAACCAATTTAACTAGACGTTTTTTTTATTGGATTCCTCAAATAGGCTCCCCCATTAAAATCATTAGCATCATTGAAAGCCACCTCCTGGACCACTTACCTGGAGAAAAATTAACCTACCGCTCATGGCCTGAGCTAGAGGGCCATCTAGCTCGGCTTCTTTCGGATAAAAAACAAGTAGCAATGGAATACTCTCCACGCAACGCCATTCCAGCAATCTCTAAAGTAGATGCGGGCACCATCGAAATGATTCGCTCATACGGCATTGAAGTGATGAGCTCGGCCGATCTTTTGCAAAGCTATACGAGTACATGGACCGCCTTTCAACTACAGACACATCGAAATGCGCTTAAAATTTTGGAAGAAAGTGCTCAGCTAGCTTGGAAATTGATCGCAGATAAATTAAGCACAAGTCAAAAAGTGACAGAGTATGATGTACAACAATTTCTCTTGAACTGCATGAAAGAAAAAGGCTGCATCACATCCGATCCCCCCATCTGCGCAGTCAACGCGCATTCTGCGAACCCTCACTATACACCTGATGCCAAACATTTTGCAGAAATTCGTCCAGGTGATTTTATTCTCATTGACTTATGGTGCAAACAAAATATCACTCATGCTGTTTATGCAGATATCACGCAAGTCGGCGTGGCTGCCGAAACCCCAACAATGTGGCAACAAACGATTTTTTCGGTTGTTAAAGAGTCCCGAGATGCCACAACACGCTTTATCCAAGAAAATATCGAAAACAACCTGCCCGTTATGGGCTGGGAAGCCGATCAAGTCAGTCGCGATGTAATCACAGAAGCAGGTTTTGGGAATTTTTTTATCCATCGCACGGGTCACAACATTGGAGAAGAAGACCATGGTCCAGGAGCTCACCTAGATAATCTTGAGACACACGATGAAAGACTTTTATTGCCAGAAACCTGCTTCTCAATAGAACCTGGAATCTATCTTCCAAATGAATTTGGAGTACGATTGGAATATGATGTCTTTATCCATCCTGACCGCAGAGTCGAAGTCACTGGAAATGTGCAAAATAGCTTGATTTGTCTAGGTGAATACAAATAA
- a CDS encoding amino acid permease: MEQQQPISRGNIFSAMFLVAGTCIGGGMLALPVATGVSGFIPSLSIMAVCWLAMTLTALFLVEVSLWFEEGAHVITMTQKILGPIGKAVSWFLYLFICYASIVAYTAGGGIQIASALGHYLGLPISKEIGALIFVVFFTFVIYLGSRFVGKVNTILFVAMIAAYLGLVVVGIDEIHPTLLSYQKWNVSLFAVPFLLTAFSFQTMVPSLTPYLKSHPNALRWAIIGGTSIAFVIYAIWQSLILGIIPVGGHNGLAAALIKGEPATQCLHQHVIGTWICTVAEFFAFFAIATSFLGMTLGLFDFLADGLSIKKEGIGKVLLSILIAVPTLLFAVKFERIFLVALETSGGFGDSILNGMLPILMIWIGRYWMNLKGPFKVPGGKPLLAILFLFFTCTLFLEILIQGGWIASPYEEYHLHDLETLIHEV, translated from the coding sequence GTGGAGCAACAACAGCCCATCTCAAGAGGAAATATTTTTTCAGCAATGTTTTTAGTTGCTGGAACTTGCATTGGCGGTGGAATGCTCGCACTACCTGTTGCAACTGGAGTCAGCGGCTTTATTCCCTCTCTTTCTATCATGGCCGTTTGCTGGCTAGCAATGACTCTGACAGCTCTTTTCCTCGTCGAAGTAAGTTTATGGTTTGAGGAAGGCGCACATGTGATCACCATGACGCAAAAGATTTTAGGTCCAATTGGAAAAGCTGTAAGTTGGTTTCTTTATCTATTTATTTGCTACGCCTCTATCGTCGCTTATACTGCTGGCGGAGGCATTCAAATTGCGTCTGCTTTGGGACATTACTTAGGCCTGCCCATCAGCAAAGAAATTGGAGCTCTAATTTTCGTGGTGTTCTTTACCTTCGTCATTTATCTGGGAAGCCGATTTGTAGGAAAAGTAAATACCATTCTTTTCGTTGCCATGATTGCAGCCTATCTTGGACTTGTTGTCGTCGGAATTGATGAAATCCACCCAACCTTACTTAGCTATCAAAAATGGAACGTCTCCCTTTTTGCGGTTCCTTTTTTACTGACCGCTTTTAGCTTTCAAACCATGGTTCCCAGCTTGACTCCCTATCTCAAAAGTCATCCCAATGCTTTACGCTGGGCCATTATTGGTGGGACTTCTATCGCATTTGTTATCTATGCAATCTGGCAGTCTCTGATTTTAGGGATCATTCCTGTAGGTGGACATAATGGACTTGCCGCAGCCTTAATCAAAGGGGAACCTGCGACACAATGCTTGCATCAACATGTGATTGGCACTTGGATCTGTACAGTTGCGGAATTTTTTGCTTTCTTTGCAATCGCCACCTCATTCCTTGGAATGACTTTAGGTTTATTCGACTTTCTCGCTGATGGTTTGTCCATCAAAAAAGAAGGGATTGGAAAAGTTTTACTAAGCATCTTAATCGCTGTGCCAACGCTTTTATTTGCAGTTAAGTTTGAACGAATCTTCCTCGTTGCCCTAGAAACATCAGGTGGCTTTGGAGACTCTATTTTAAATGGGATGCTCCCTATTCTGATGATCTGGATCGGCCGCTACTGGATGAACCTCAAAGGCCCTTTTAAAGTACCCGGAGGAAAGCCTCTTTTAGCCATTCTCTTTTTGTTCTTCACATGTACACTGTTTTTAGAAATTCTTATTCAAGGTGGCTGGATTGCTTCCCCTTACGAAGAGTATCATTTGCATGACCTTGAAACACTCATTCATGAAGTCTAA
- a CDS encoding DUF2760 domain-containing protein, protein MGLITAFKAFFKAFKDPQGAQQFLDGQQPSKQIPQQESDPSHLRLLAILQRTGRLIDFIQEDISSFDDAQVGAAVRQIHQDCQKTLDDLVAIRPLLDENEGSKIQIAAGYDPSMYKLVGHLSGTPPFTGTVIHRGWKAHKKSLPKKTDTHLDEIICPAEIDIIRKS, encoded by the coding sequence ATGGGATTAATCACAGCCTTTAAAGCATTTTTTAAAGCCTTTAAAGACCCGCAAGGGGCTCAACAGTTTTTAGATGGACAACAACCATCTAAACAAATTCCTCAGCAAGAATCAGATCCTTCTCATCTACGTTTGCTAGCCATCTTGCAAAGAACGGGTCGTTTAATCGACTTTATTCAAGAAGACATTTCATCTTTTGATGATGCCCAGGTGGGTGCCGCTGTCAGGCAAATTCATCAAGACTGTCAAAAAACATTGGATGACTTGGTCGCGATTCGCCCTCTTTTAGACGAAAATGAAGGCTCAAAAATTCAAATCGCGGCAGGATATGATCCTTCAATGTACAAGCTTGTGGGGCATTTAAGCGGCACACCTCCTTTCACTGGAACAGTGATCCATCGAGGCTGGAAGGCGCATAAGAAATCTTTACCTAAAAAAACTGATACGCATCTGGATGAAATTATTTGTCCTGCTGAAATCGATATCATTAGAAAATCATAA
- a CDS encoding Hsp70 family protein, translating into MSENKQWIIGIDLGTTNCTLAFAEFDPSLPPTSQPLIHQFSIPQLAAAGEEQELPSLPSFLYFPLQEELKAKSAALSWDAEREFCVGTFGRDRGGELPDRLISSAKSWLCHSGVDRRSAILPPHADESPKMSPLEVTAHLLRHLKEAWDTKMPEAPFVEQKILVTVPASFDPSARELVQEAARLANYPETILLEEPQAAFYAWMHQHHDIWRNNLLQVGDSILVVDIGGGTTDFSLISILDEAGNLTLKRQAVGSHLLLGGDNLDLSLAYLAQNKLEEQGHHLDERQLQALTQTCRHAKELLMSENPPKHVDVTVMGRGSKLIGGSLKTKITLAEAKAILVDGFYPLIAPEDRSPTEKRLGLQQIGLPYAQDPRITSQLAKFLSMTGEGDRGSMEEFVLPSKILFNGGTMKAQAFQDRFVELLNNWATTLNKAPIQVLPNPDLDFAVSRGAVYYGLARQGKGIRIKSGTSRSYYIGVEDAVPAIPGMPTPLKAICVVPFGMEEGSEKELPDQEFSLVVGEPTTFRFFSHATQKFADGTDPEIGTIIKQWKQELTELPPIETFIEKMEGDGKTLRVKLKSRVTELGTLELWCVSSTNQHWKLEFDLRQK; encoded by the coding sequence ATGAGTGAGAATAAACAGTGGATTATTGGCATAGATCTTGGAACAACCAATTGCACACTTGCATTTGCAGAATTTGATCCATCCCTTCCACCAACTTCTCAGCCTTTGATTCATCAATTTTCCATTCCTCAGCTTGCAGCAGCAGGTGAGGAACAAGAACTCCCCTCACTTCCCTCTTTTCTGTATTTTCCTTTGCAAGAAGAATTAAAGGCAAAGAGTGCCGCGTTGAGCTGGGATGCCGAACGAGAATTTTGTGTGGGAACATTTGGAAGAGACCGCGGAGGTGAACTTCCCGATCGACTCATTTCATCCGCTAAATCCTGGCTATGCCATTCTGGAGTGGATCGTCGATCCGCCATTTTACCTCCTCATGCAGATGAAAGCCCTAAAATGAGCCCCCTTGAAGTGACCGCACATTTGTTAAGGCATTTGAAAGAAGCTTGGGACACAAAAATGCCCGAAGCCCCATTTGTCGAACAAAAAATCTTAGTTACAGTTCCCGCTTCTTTTGATCCAAGCGCTCGAGAACTTGTTCAAGAGGCTGCTCGTTTAGCAAATTATCCCGAAACAATTTTATTGGAAGAGCCTCAAGCTGCTTTCTACGCATGGATGCACCAACACCACGACATTTGGAGAAATAACCTACTACAAGTAGGTGACAGCATTCTTGTCGTCGATATAGGTGGAGGAACCACGGACTTTAGCTTGATTTCGATATTGGACGAAGCCGGAAATCTCACTTTAAAAAGGCAAGCAGTAGGCTCTCATTTACTTTTAGGGGGTGATAACCTCGATTTAAGCTTAGCCTATCTAGCCCAAAACAAACTGGAAGAACAAGGGCACCATTTAGATGAAAGACAATTGCAAGCTCTCACCCAAACCTGCCGCCATGCAAAAGAATTGTTAATGTCAGAAAATCCACCCAAACATGTGGATGTCACAGTCATGGGAAGAGGCAGCAAACTTATCGGCGGATCACTTAAAACAAAAATTACCTTGGCAGAGGCCAAAGCTATTCTCGTCGATGGTTTTTACCCCTTAATTGCTCCGGAAGACCGCTCCCCTACAGAAAAACGTTTAGGATTGCAACAAATTGGCTTACCTTATGCACAAGATCCACGTATTACGTCACAACTCGCGAAATTTCTTTCAATGACGGGAGAAGGGGATCGTGGAAGCATGGAAGAATTTGTGTTACCCTCAAAAATCTTGTTCAATGGGGGAACAATGAAAGCGCAAGCTTTCCAAGATCGTTTTGTCGAATTATTAAATAATTGGGCTACAACTCTTAATAAAGCTCCTATTCAAGTTCTCCCAAATCCTGATCTAGATTTTGCAGTAAGCCGTGGCGCTGTCTACTATGGCTTAGCTCGCCAAGGAAAAGGGATACGGATTAAAAGTGGCACAAGTAGAAGCTACTATATTGGGGTGGAAGATGCTGTTCCAGCAATTCCAGGGATGCCAACACCTCTTAAAGCCATCTGTGTCGTTCCTTTTGGAATGGAAGAAGGCTCTGAAAAAGAACTTCCCGACCAAGAATTTTCTCTTGTTGTAGGAGAGCCCACAACGTTCCGCTTTTTCAGCCATGCGACTCAAAAATTTGCAGATGGAACAGATCCAGAAATAGGAACCATCATCAAACAATGGAAACAAGAATTAACCGAACTTCCACCCATCGAAACGTTCATTGAAAAAATGGAAGGAGATGGAAAAACACTCCGCGTCAAATTAAAATCTCGTGTTACAGAATTAGGCACTTTAGAATTATGGTGTGTTTCTTCAACTAATCAACATTGGAAATTAGAATTTGATTTAAGACAAAAGTAA
- a CDS encoding FAD-dependent oxidoreductase translates to MKRFQILLFYCFLTLIFCEKIQSSEVLIIGGGPTGLATAIEAHKKGAHVTIIEKRASYSRPQFVFLLKSSLDLLESWNVALSHLQVLDFGGEHMGLVRIKNLEKGLNARIKELGIKKIQGEFRALEKDKKEAIVAISGENISLPYDFLVAADGVHSKVRDFAGIECECLGQAVGVWTFVPFKDHSRGVDVSPILKKEDYFIRRISVPTGSIIFLQSFTHDTELFAHISLEDLKEKVAKCEWFLEVEKLETDPVIIADNVSILLQKAKTFSSSQKGVLVLGDAAATASFFHGMGVNTSLQTAVLAGDFFQNSDRQAAYVDFNHKMEEVTDQLINFSRFLFEEEHIDEE, encoded by the coding sequence ATGAAACGTTTTCAAATTCTTCTATTTTATTGTTTTCTCACCCTGATTTTTTGTGAAAAAATACAATCCAGCGAAGTTCTCATCATTGGCGGAGGGCCTACCGGGCTGGCGACAGCCATTGAAGCTCACAAAAAAGGTGCGCACGTCACAATCATCGAAAAAAGAGCGTCCTATTCGAGGCCTCAGTTTGTTTTTCTTTTGAAATCCTCTTTAGATCTTTTAGAAAGCTGGAATGTGGCCTTATCCCATCTTCAAGTATTAGATTTTGGAGGGGAACACATGGGGTTGGTGCGCATTAAAAATTTGGAGAAAGGATTGAATGCCAGAATTAAGGAGTTGGGAATCAAAAAAATTCAGGGTGAATTTAGGGCTTTAGAAAAGGATAAAAAAGAAGCCATTGTTGCAATTTCTGGAGAAAATATTTCCCTTCCCTATGATTTTCTTGTTGCTGCAGATGGGGTGCATAGTAAGGTGCGCGATTTTGCCGGGATTGAGTGTGAGTGCTTAGGTCAGGCTGTAGGTGTGTGGACGTTCGTTCCTTTTAAAGATCATTCAAGGGGAGTGGATGTCTCACCCATATTGAAGAAGGAAGATTACTTTATTCGAAGAATTTCTGTTCCAACGGGAAGTATTATTTTTTTACAGAGTTTTACGCATGACACCGAATTATTTGCCCACATTTCGTTGGAAGATTTAAAGGAAAAAGTTGCTAAGTGTGAATGGTTTTTAGAAGTGGAAAAGCTGGAAACAGACCCTGTTATTATAGCGGATAATGTTTCTATTCTTCTTCAGAAAGCCAAAACTTTTTCATCTTCGCAAAAAGGGGTTTTGGTTCTAGGTGATGCGGCCGCCACGGCTAGCTTTTTTCATGGGATGGGAGTTAACACTTCTTTGCAAACAGCTGTTTTGGCTGGAGACTTTTTTCAAAATAGTGATCGACAAGCCGCATATGTGGACTTTAACCACAAGATGGAAGAAGTGACCGATCAACTGATTAATTTTAGCCGATTTTTATTTGAAGAAGAGCATATAGATGAAGAATAA